A region from the Carboxydothermus pertinax genome encodes:
- a CDS encoding FapA family protein, which yields MTDSSTGSYWEVKVSNNNLEAYLKFSPLTQTEEGAFPSLEELKEFLKAKGIIYGIIEENLPLVLDHPGEFILVARGIEPVPPVPDELITYFESDDVKYSMDKLGHRVYYFKSLPQVTKGQVLAEVRRGKPGKNGVDIFGKPIKAPAYVPLKLKVHKGAEIKDDKVIATINGLPVRIGNAGFDVQNLLQLDGDLFYKTGNYQFIGSIKVNGNVRENVLIKAEGSVEVFGSVESAKIYAGESFIARKNIINSEITVGLRPMLASKVNAVVSDLVENLNPLILLIAQLLPNLKDTPVTLFRILQLLYKKPDELRLQLEKLKKAYQRLVECKPEMEAFWSEGLEKVTTIEKIVSALLRTISETVPAHILQQKINLWWHVLTEGGKYFQTEEKMFASTPYKLTVYSGQNARFNVYGDFILNGKSLYQCVVNASGVVFGESGTSVVGGVLTAGKAVALDEVGAPIGTGMEIIVGKNGTVKLKKVYPGVVVKIGRFQKIFKETEYQVFLTGEKDL from the coding sequence GTGACTGACTCCAGCACCGGAAGTTATTGGGAGGTAAAGGTTTCCAACAATAATCTGGAAGCGTATTTAAAATTTTCACCTCTTACGCAGACGGAGGAGGGAGCATTTCCTTCGCTGGAAGAGTTAAAAGAATTTTTAAAAGCAAAAGGAATAATTTATGGTATAATTGAAGAAAATTTACCTCTTGTTTTAGACCATCCGGGAGAATTTATTCTTGTTGCCCGGGGGATTGAGCCAGTGCCTCCAGTTCCTGATGAGTTGATCACCTACTTTGAAAGCGATGATGTCAAGTACTCCATGGATAAGCTCGGGCACCGGGTATATTATTTTAAATCGCTTCCGCAAGTAACAAAAGGGCAGGTCTTAGCGGAAGTGAGAAGGGGAAAACCGGGGAAAAATGGGGTTGATATTTTCGGTAAGCCAATAAAAGCCCCAGCGTATGTTCCGCTGAAATTAAAGGTGCATAAGGGAGCGGAGATAAAAGACGATAAAGTAATTGCGACTATAAATGGCTTACCGGTGCGTATAGGTAACGCTGGCTTTGATGTACAGAATTTACTTCAGTTAGATGGCGACCTTTTTTATAAAACTGGTAACTACCAGTTTATTGGTAGTATCAAGGTTAACGGCAATGTCCGGGAAAATGTGTTAATTAAAGCTGAAGGGTCGGTCGAGGTTTTCGGTTCGGTAGAATCGGCCAAAATTTATGCTGGTGAGTCGTTTATCGCCCGGAAAAATATTATCAATTCGGAAATAACGGTCGGTCTAAGACCGATGTTAGCTTCAAAAGTAAATGCAGTCGTGAGCGACCTGGTTGAAAATTTAAACCCATTAATCCTTTTAATCGCTCAGCTTTTACCAAATCTCAAAGATACTCCGGTTACTTTATTTAGGATTTTACAACTACTTTATAAAAAACCAGATGAGTTAAGATTACAGCTGGAAAAACTTAAAAAGGCTTACCAGAGATTAGTTGAGTGTAAGCCGGAAATGGAAGCATTTTGGAGCGAAGGATTGGAAAAGGTTACTACAATTGAGAAAATTGTTAGTGCTTTGTTACGGACCATTTCCGAAACCGTACCGGCGCATATTTTACAGCAAAAAATAAATCTCTGGTGGCATGTTCTCACCGAAGGCGGTAAATATTTTCAAACGGAAGAAAAGATGTTTGCTTCTACTCCCTATAAGCTTACTGTGTATTCCGGCCAGAACGCCAGATTTAACGTTTATGGAGATTTTATTTTAAACGGTAAATCCCTTTATCAGTGCGTGGTTAATGCTTCCGGAGTAGTTTTTGGTGAAAGCGGGACTTCAGTAGTAGGAGGAGTACTAACGGCTGGCAAAGCAGTGGCGCTTGATGAAGTGGGTGCACCTATTGGTACAGGGATGGAAATTATTGTTGGCAAAAACGGTACGGTTAAGCTTAAAAAAGTCTACCCTGGGGTTGTAGTAAAGATTGGTAGATTCCAAAAAATATTTAAAGAGACTGAATATCAAGTATTTTTAACAGGAGAAAAGGATTTGTAA
- a CDS encoding methyl-accepting chemotaxis protein, giving the protein MRLNSLKVKIFLILLLMVAVPLLVTTAFNYWEAQRVLFNKLKNTAMDTAKLGDVAIDHFLEGIQRTVETLAQEDNAENFYDIPGCAQWFGKTLENTLKNNPAIMSIYIGTVRGEIYLYPKQQLPPGYDPRKRPWYQQALSSPGKAIWTEPYQDAFTGKTVVTVARLVEKNGKPVGVVAADISLDHFNNSIKEIKVGKTGYLFAIDQKGTVIAHKDPKLLGQSFAKYDFAQKMLKENSGFFKYKYNGVDKYIAFFTSPRTGWKMAANFEAAEVGADTKTILKADLLILILTLVILAVVALYVSRFISNPIGHVVEKLKLIRDGVLTVAIEGTERGDELGVLAKSLQDTVAGVAVLVQKIREIASSVAAAAQEISASTQQIATGSQNQTSEINAIALEMESFAEKASKAAASVTEMLKLAEETVAAATQGEKALKENFNGLEEIKAKVSDLERSAQAINGMLEIINEIAEQTNLLALNAAIEAARAGEHGRGFAVVAEEVRKLAERSAQSTDEISGVVREIAAGMQVALKAVNEGDRLGRVALESFKEIFGKIEALNERIREISTIAQQQSEGSEKVARSLQNISAITEEVSATIEENSAATEELAASAQELVANVEKFKV; this is encoded by the coding sequence ATGCGTTTAAACTCCTTAAAGGTAAAAATTTTTCTCATACTTCTTTTAATGGTAGCCGTACCGTTACTGGTGACGACAGCATTTAATTACTGGGAAGCGCAAAGGGTCTTGTTTAATAAATTAAAAAATACGGCCATGGATACGGCAAAACTTGGCGATGTGGCGATTGATCATTTTCTGGAAGGAATCCAGCGGACTGTGGAAACTTTAGCCCAGGAAGACAATGCCGAAAATTTCTACGATATACCGGGATGTGCCCAATGGTTTGGTAAGACACTAGAAAATACTTTAAAAAATAATCCGGCTATAATGTCAATTTACATAGGTACGGTGCGCGGTGAAATTTACCTTTATCCCAAGCAGCAGTTACCGCCGGGATATGATCCCAGAAAGCGTCCGTGGTATCAACAGGCGCTATCTTCTCCTGGAAAAGCTATTTGGACCGAGCCGTATCAAGACGCTTTTACCGGAAAGACGGTGGTTACCGTAGCCCGGTTGGTTGAAAAAAATGGAAAACCGGTAGGCGTAGTAGCAGCCGATATTTCCTTGGACCACTTTAATAATTCCATTAAGGAGATAAAAGTGGGTAAGACCGGATACCTTTTTGCCATTGACCAAAAGGGTACGGTGATAGCTCATAAAGATCCGAAATTGCTGGGACAATCCTTTGCCAAATATGATTTTGCGCAGAAAATGCTTAAAGAGAATTCTGGATTTTTTAAATATAAATATAATGGCGTTGATAAATACATAGCCTTTTTTACCTCACCGCGTACAGGCTGGAAAATGGCAGCAAATTTTGAAGCAGCGGAAGTTGGCGCTGATACAAAAACTATCTTAAAGGCGGATTTACTTATCTTAATTTTAACCCTTGTGATATTAGCAGTTGTAGCCTTGTATGTAAGCCGTTTTATTAGTAATCCTATTGGACATGTGGTCGAGAAACTTAAACTCATTAGGGATGGAGTACTGACAGTAGCGATTGAAGGAACCGAGCGCGGTGATGAGCTCGGCGTTTTAGCAAAAAGCCTGCAGGATACGGTCGCTGGAGTGGCAGTATTAGTTCAAAAAATCCGGGAAATTGCCTCATCGGTTGCTGCCGCGGCTCAGGAAATTTCGGCCAGCACCCAGCAAATTGCTACGGGTAGTCAGAACCAGACAAGCGAAATTAATGCTATAGCTTTGGAAATGGAATCTTTTGCCGAAAAAGCTTCTAAAGCTGCCGCCTCTGTTACAGAAATGTTAAAACTTGCTGAAGAAACTGTCGCTGCGGCTACTCAAGGTGAAAAAGCCTTAAAAGAAAATTTTAACGGTTTAGAAGAAATAAAAGCAAAGGTTTCCGATTTAGAAAGAAGTGCCCAGGCGATTAACGGGATGTTGGAAATTATTAATGAAATTGCCGAGCAAACCAATCTTTTGGCCTTAAACGCTGCCATAGAAGCGGCCAGGGCTGGCGAACATGGTCGCGGTTTTGCGGTGGTTGCGGAAGAAGTAAGGAAGCTTGCGGAACGTTCTGCTCAGTCTACCGATGAAATCTCTGGAGTGGTCCGGGAAATTGCTGCAGGTATGCAGGTAGCCTTAAAAGCTGTCAATGAAGGTGATCGCCTTGGCAGAGTTGCTTTGGAAAGCTTTAAAGAAATCTTTGGGAAAATTGAGGCTTTAAACGAGCGGATTCGCGAGATTAGCACCATTGCCCAGCAACAATCGGA
- a CDS encoding DUF2225 domain-containing protein, protein MTQGLYAKTIQCPLCGSEYKTLKVMTSALRPAGMDADLCMRYTGLNPLYYKVNICPQCFYAFTEEFKAVRKNEQEELKKELAKNLLPDNFWGERDFTLAVKSYGQALKCALFKKEKDSTLGRLCHNLACVYRLNGEQENEEKYLRYAVNYYEKAFTTELNSTESFTLAYLIAELSRRLKDYEKAAKWFSYLIQNKNLLPKKLVNLVQEQWQVLREEKKM, encoded by the coding sequence TTGACGCAGGGTCTTTATGCCAAAACCATTCAATGTCCGCTTTGTGGCAGTGAATATAAAACTTTGAAGGTGATGACTTCGGCGTTACGTCCGGCGGGCATGGATGCTGATTTATGTATGCGCTACACTGGATTAAACCCGCTTTATTACAAAGTTAATATTTGTCCCCAATGTTTTTATGCGTTTACCGAAGAATTTAAAGCGGTCCGGAAAAATGAACAGGAGGAATTAAAAAAAGAACTGGCCAAAAATCTTCTACCGGATAACTTTTGGGGGGAGAGGGATTTTACCTTAGCAGTAAAATCCTATGGCCAAGCTTTAAAATGTGCCTTATTTAAAAAAGAAAAAGATAGCACTTTAGGCCGTCTTTGCCATAATCTTGCCTGTGTGTATCGCCTAAATGGCGAGCAAGAAAATGAGGAAAAATATTTACGTTATGCTGTAAACTATTATGAAAAAGCTTTTACCACCGAATTGAACTCAACCGAAAGCTTTACCTTAGCTTATTTAATTGCGGAATTAAGTCGAAGGTTAAAAGATTATGAAAAGGCAGCGAAATGGTTTAGTTATTTAATACAAAATAAAAATTTGTTACCCAAAAAATTAGTAAATTTAGTGCAGGAACAATGGCAGGTTTTGCGGGAAGAGAAAAAGATGTAA